In the Flagellimonas sp. HMM57 genome, one interval contains:
- a CDS encoding mannonate dehydratase gives MKLGFGLYRHMLNTKHYNFAKQCGATHLVIHMVDYFGHNKENADQPIGGKAGWGKAGNPDEIWSCKELAAIKKEVNDHGLELEAIENFDPAQWYDILLDGPKKEQQMANLKQLIRNVGEVGIPTFGYNFSLAGVSSRLQKPYARGEAISVGMEGVDNTPIPNGMVWNMIYDVNAPEGSIPKINHDELWKRLQYFLDELIPVAEEAGVKLAAHPDDPPMPYVRETPRLIYQPDMYQKLIDMHPSPSNNLEFCLGSIAEMTEGDVYEATDTYSKQNKISYIHFRNVVGKVPNYKEVFVDEGDIDMFKILKILKKNNFNGVLIPDHTPQMTCDAPWYAGMAYAMGYMKAALSLLEKE, from the coding sequence ATGAAATTAGGATTCGGTTTATACCGTCATATGTTGAACACCAAACATTACAATTTTGCCAAACAATGTGGCGCTACACATTTGGTCATTCACATGGTTGATTATTTTGGACATAATAAAGAAAATGCTGACCAGCCCATTGGCGGAAAAGCGGGTTGGGGAAAAGCAGGGAATCCCGATGAGATTTGGTCGTGTAAAGAGTTGGCAGCAATAAAAAAAGAAGTCAACGACCACGGACTCGAATTAGAGGCTATTGAAAATTTTGATCCTGCCCAATGGTATGACATTTTGCTGGATGGCCCAAAGAAAGAACAGCAAATGGCCAATTTAAAACAGCTCATACGCAATGTAGGTGAAGTTGGTATCCCTACATTCGGGTATAATTTTTCATTGGCGGGCGTATCATCACGCTTGCAAAAACCGTATGCAAGGGGTGAGGCCATATCTGTAGGGATGGAAGGGGTAGATAACACCCCCATACCCAACGGAATGGTCTGGAACATGATTTATGATGTAAATGCCCCAGAAGGAAGTATTCCTAAAATTAATCATGATGAATTATGGAAAAGGTTGCAATACTTCCTCGACGAGTTAATACCTGTTGCTGAGGAAGCTGGTGTGAAGTTAGCAGCTCACCCGGACGATCCGCCTATGCCCTATGTTCGGGAAACTCCAAGATTGATATATCAACCAGACATGTATCAAAAACTTATCGATATGCATCCAAGTCCGTCAAATAATTTGGAATTCTGCTTGGGCTCAATAGCCGAAATGACCGAGGGTGATGTATATGAGGCTACAGATACCTATAGCAAACAAAATAAAATCAGTTACATCCATTTTCGAAATGTAGTAGGTAAAGTGCCAAATTATAAAGAGGTTTTTGTGGATGAAGGTGATATTGATATGTTCAAGATTCTGAAAATCCTAAAGAAAAATAACTTTAATGGCGTGTTGATTCCCGACCATACCCCCCAAATGACTTGCGATGCACCATGGTATGCCGGTATGGCCTATGCCATGGGATATATGAAAGCAGCGCTTTCACTTTTGGAAAAAGAATAG
- a CDS encoding MFS transporter: MKNNITFLALIAALGGFLFGYDTAIISGTISLVKAQFELSTSMEGWYVSSALVGTILGVSIAGILSDKYGRKNILVTSGIFFALSAIGCTISGTFTELVLYRLLGGVGVGIASMLSPLYISEIAPAKNRGRLVALYQLAIASGVLVAYFVNSYLLSLSTSNGFEESSEMVRKIYVSEVWRAMLGSEIIPAVIFLLLLLIIPKSPRWLIMNGETTKAKKILLRFTDAEEADNEIQNVEEVLSKRSVKIKELFSGSFKIALLIGISLAILSQLSGINAIIYFGPKILEEGGLQLGEALGGKSLLVL, from the coding sequence TTGAAGAATAATATCACATTTCTAGCTCTGATTGCTGCCTTAGGTGGATTTCTTTTTGGTTACGATACTGCCATTATATCAGGCACCATCAGCTTGGTAAAAGCGCAATTTGAACTTAGTACCTCAATGGAAGGGTGGTATGTAAGTTCAGCACTTGTAGGTACCATTCTAGGAGTATCGATAGCGGGAATACTGAGTGATAAATATGGTAGAAAAAATATATTGGTAACCTCAGGTATATTTTTCGCACTTTCTGCCATAGGATGTACCATATCTGGTACGTTTACGGAATTGGTTTTGTATCGTCTCTTGGGCGGAGTGGGGGTCGGTATCGCATCTATGCTGTCACCGCTATATATTTCTGAGATCGCCCCAGCGAAAAATAGGGGCAGATTGGTTGCACTGTATCAGCTTGCTATCGCCTCAGGTGTTTTAGTGGCTTATTTTGTCAATTCATATTTACTGTCGCTTTCCACTTCCAACGGCTTTGAAGAGAGTTCCGAAATGGTCAGAAAAATTTATGTTTCTGAAGTATGGCGAGCCATGTTGGGGAGTGAAATCATTCCAGCTGTCATCTTTCTGCTTTTGCTCTTGATCATTCCAAAAAGCCCTAGGTGGTTGATTATGAATGGAGAAACGACAAAAGCCAAAAAAATATTATTGCGTTTTACTGATGCAGAAGAAGCAGACAATGAAATACAAAATGTTGAGGAAGTATTATCAAAAAGATCGGTAAAAATCAAGGAACTGTTTTCAGGTTCATTCAAAATAGCCTTGTTAATCGGAATTTCTTTGGCAATACTAAGTCAGTTGAGCGGAATCAACGCCATCATCTATTTTGGTCCAAAAATTTTGGAAGAAGGAGGTTTGCAGTTGGGTGAAGCGCTGGGGGGCAAGTCATTATTGGTTTTGT